Proteins encoded within one genomic window of Lysinibacillus sphaericus:
- a CDS encoding LuxR C-terminal-related transcriptional regulator has translation MSSSLSSAKLNVPYSTTETIERPRLHDFFRENDQKRITILRAPAGYGKTTLLSQWLTHSQQPIAWVAIDQADNDPIRYWTFVFQAVAQACETDVDKVLAPLLQGQDVSTFDFLMESFIHELNTAKKSFHLVMDDYHLIENETIHRTMIKLIEQLPSYVHIYLTTRTALPLPIAIWRVKQWVHECNTEHLRFTYQETKQFFSLKNSISLNEHQLQTIQNKTEGWIAGLLLTSLTNFNEVQPFISNFLWQGIIHKLPKTIQNFLLKTSFLHELEPAICDQLIAETNSAELLAYLEENGLFTVCLQSSKLVFRYHHLFAEALQEELMKQYTEQEIKSLVEKTVQLIYGKGDYTSAIELALKHHLYEQAQQWISHHLVQLFLSGQTATFMRWLQQLRDNQQTVRYEMLILGYERAISILEMTTATSIMEELEQRQLSEQWMEQKENIAIANIYERTKAYALVASGGKLQTVKEILEKQLATQQAPCRWDKVRMPYNNFEYKLSRTNLASKGKLPAMDEVPKITQLFRDTNFKTLYVTAYISGIAAEVYYERNLLEDAQKELDIAIQLTQQQPDPNLFVPMYLLKANIYMHQQQTNTARAMLTQLLEDVVEKHWRNTIQIMIAFCYIVEGDDERAESILQATKTKQPFWMLVYARLLLLKKQPNDALSIVVQVKTKAQQDEQVGTIIEATILEAVCQLRLDNHDIALDTLHEALQLAAKFYYVRTLLDEKEILPLLNQYFQLESLTSKWNPVPKSYFDYLQKNCTVKKEPTDLLTPREQELFDLLTKGLSNQEIAKQLHLSNGTVRVYLSTIYSKLGVNSRAKVIALKNQR, from the coding sequence ATGTCAAGTTCTCTATCATCCGCGAAATTAAATGTGCCTTATAGTACGACCGAAACAATTGAAAGACCTAGATTACATGATTTCTTTCGTGAAAATGACCAGAAAAGGATTACAATACTTCGCGCGCCAGCAGGCTACGGCAAAACAACACTTTTAAGTCAATGGCTTACCCATTCTCAACAACCAATTGCTTGGGTCGCCATAGACCAAGCAGATAATGATCCAATCAGATATTGGACTTTTGTCTTTCAGGCAGTAGCGCAAGCCTGTGAAACCGATGTTGATAAAGTGCTCGCACCACTATTACAAGGGCAAGATGTTTCCACTTTCGATTTTCTGATGGAGTCGTTTATCCATGAACTAAATACGGCTAAAAAAAGCTTTCATCTTGTAATGGACGATTACCATTTGATAGAAAACGAAACAATTCATCGCACGATGATTAAACTAATCGAACAACTACCATCTTATGTTCACATATATTTGACTACTCGAACAGCTCTTCCATTACCAATTGCGATATGGCGAGTAAAACAATGGGTACATGAATGTAATACCGAACATTTACGCTTTACTTACCAAGAAACAAAGCAGTTTTTTTCCTTAAAAAATTCAATCTCATTAAACGAACACCAATTACAAACAATACAAAATAAAACAGAAGGATGGATCGCAGGATTACTATTAACGAGTCTAACTAATTTTAATGAAGTACAACCATTTATTTCTAATTTTTTGTGGCAAGGCATTATTCATAAACTCCCAAAAACAATACAAAATTTTCTGTTAAAAACCTCTTTTTTACATGAATTAGAGCCTGCTATATGTGACCAATTAATAGCGGAGACGAATAGTGCAGAACTATTAGCTTATTTAGAAGAAAATGGCTTGTTCACAGTTTGTCTTCAATCATCAAAACTTGTTTTCCGCTATCACCATTTATTTGCTGAGGCATTACAAGAAGAACTGATGAAGCAATATACCGAACAAGAAATAAAGTCCCTTGTCGAAAAAACGGTTCAATTAATTTATGGAAAAGGTGATTACACTTCCGCGATTGAATTAGCATTAAAACATCATCTATATGAGCAAGCCCAACAATGGATTTCTCATCATCTTGTTCAACTTTTTTTATCAGGTCAAACTGCAACTTTCATGCGCTGGTTACAACAGCTAAGAGACAATCAACAAACAGTCCGTTATGAAATGCTTATTTTGGGCTATGAACGTGCAATTTCAATATTAGAAATGACAACCGCTACCTCCATAATGGAAGAGCTTGAACAGCGTCAACTCAGTGAACAATGGATGGAACAAAAAGAAAATATAGCTATCGCGAATATTTACGAACGAACCAAAGCATATGCCTTAGTTGCCTCGGGTGGGAAATTACAAACGGTGAAAGAAATATTAGAAAAACAGCTCGCTACACAACAAGCTCCGTGTCGTTGGGATAAAGTACGAATGCCCTACAATAATTTTGAATATAAACTTTCGCGCACAAATTTAGCTTCAAAAGGCAAATTACCCGCAATGGATGAAGTTCCAAAAATTACACAGCTATTTCGGGATACAAATTTTAAAACATTATATGTGACCGCCTATATATCTGGCATTGCTGCTGAGGTGTACTATGAGAGAAATTTACTAGAAGATGCGCAAAAGGAGCTTGATATTGCAATCCAATTAACTCAACAACAGCCAGATCCTAACTTATTTGTTCCTATGTATTTGCTAAAGGCTAACATTTACATGCATCAACAGCAAACCAATACAGCGCGCGCTATGCTGACACAATTGTTAGAAGATGTTGTTGAAAAGCATTGGCGGAATACTATCCAAATTATGATTGCTTTTTGTTACATTGTGGAGGGTGATGACGAGCGTGCAGAGTCTATCCTACAGGCTACAAAAACGAAACAGCCATTTTGGATGCTAGTGTATGCTAGATTATTATTATTAAAGAAACAACCAAATGATGCATTATCTATCGTTGTACAAGTTAAAACAAAAGCACAACAAGACGAGCAAGTTGGGACAATTATTGAAGCAACCATTCTTGAAGCCGTTTGCCAACTACGTTTAGACAACCATGATATTGCTTTAGATACTTTACACGAAGCGCTACAATTGGCAGCAAAGTTTTACTATGTACGAACCCTTTTAGACGAAAAAGAAATACTGCCCCTTCTCAACCAGTATTTTCAATTAGAGTCCTTAACATCTAAATGGAATCCTGTCCCTAAAAGTTATTTTGACTATTTACAAAAAAATTGTACAGTGAAGAAGGAACCGACTGATTTACTTACCCCGCGCGAACAAGAACTCTTCGATTTATTGACAAAAGGGCTGAGTAATCAAGAAATAGCCAAACAACTGCATTTATCTAATGGTACAGTTCGCGTTTATTTATCTACTATTTATAGTAAGCTAGGTGTCAATTCAAGAGCGAAAGTAATTGCACTTAAAAACCAACGATAG
- the coaW gene encoding type II pantothenate kinase, which yields MPKAIGIDAGGTLTKVAYLDEHNELILTTFPSNDLQSVMEWIRNNPDIEDIGVTGGRTEQLLDVIKTMKSIHYIVEFEATLKGVRFLLNKEGYFFERSMITNIGTGTSIHYMEGNTHIRVGGTGVGGGTLIGLSALTTGITDYNEIREMATKGNREGVDLLVKDIYQGMDTPIDGHLTASNFGKVSITEELKQPAEDIIATVQGLVGEVITTLSIQYAEEKNAQHIVYIGSTLSYNEHLAQVIANYTRTKKHTPVFINDHGFSGAVGALLNITEYTIV from the coding sequence ATGCCAAAGGCTATAGGTATTGATGCAGGTGGCACATTGACGAAGGTTGCTTATTTAGACGAGCACAATGAGCTTATTTTAACAACTTTTCCGTCTAATGATTTGCAGTCTGTAATGGAGTGGATTCGAAATAATCCAGATATTGAGGATATTGGTGTTACGGGGGGGCGTACAGAACAATTACTTGATGTCATCAAAACAATGAAATCGATTCATTATATAGTAGAGTTTGAAGCTACATTGAAGGGAGTTCGTTTTTTACTAAATAAAGAAGGATACTTCTTCGAGCGTAGTATGATTACCAATATCGGTACAGGAACTTCAATCCATTATATGGAGGGGAACACCCATATACGTGTAGGAGGGACAGGCGTTGGGGGCGGAACCTTGATTGGATTGTCAGCGCTTACAACAGGGATTACAGATTACAATGAAATCCGAGAGATGGCTACAAAGGGTAATCGTGAAGGTGTAGACTTGCTTGTCAAAGATATTTATCAAGGTATGGATACACCTATTGACGGGCATTTAACGGCAAGTAATTTTGGTAAAGTCAGTATTACTGAGGAATTGAAACAGCCTGCTGAGGATATTATTGCGACTGTTCAAGGCCTCGTTGGTGAAGTTATTACGACGCTTAGTATTCAATATGCTGAGGAAAAAAATGCACAACATATTGTGTATATTGGCTCTACCTTAAGTTATAATGAACATCTTGCACAAGTCATTGCTAATTATACACGCACGAAAAAGCATACACCTGTTTTTATCAATGACCACGGTTTTTCCGGTGCAGTCGGTGCCTTACTTAACATAACTGAATATACAATTGTCTAA
- a CDS encoding MarR family winged helix-turn-helix transcriptional regulator — MNPIFHALFQKSRYLTNCLNEVLKQHQLYSSQWTILYCLHKHGSMTLTQIWKYLNVEAPSITRAISRLEDLGWVERVEGEDKREKIVTLSAMAEERLPIITKTILAFEAEMVGSLTEEEQSQFINLLQKMKG, encoded by the coding sequence ATGAATCCAATTTTCCATGCATTATTTCAAAAAAGTCGATATTTAACGAATTGTTTAAACGAAGTTTTAAAACAACATCAGTTGTATAGTTCGCAATGGACCATTTTATATTGTTTACATAAGCACGGTTCAATGACTTTGACACAAATTTGGAAGTATTTAAATGTCGAGGCGCCAAGTATAACAAGAGCTATATCGCGGCTTGAAGATTTAGGCTGGGTGGAAAGAGTTGAAGGAGAAGATAAGCGCGAAAAAATTGTGACATTATCAGCCATGGCGGAAGAACGTTTACCGATTATTACAAAAACGATATTAGCATTTGAAGCAGAAATGGTTGGTTCCCTGACTGAAGAAGAACAGTCACAATTTATAAATCTATTGCAAAAAATGAAAGGTTGA
- a CDS encoding SDR family NAD(P)-dependent oxidoreductase: MGRLDNKIAIITGGASGMGASMAELFTKEGAIVIAADINEENLAKISELENVEGMKLDVSSDENWAAFTKAVIEKYGRIDILINNAGISSQKSPQDITDQDWAIMHKINSFGPFLGIKHVSKYMKEAGKGSIVNTSSYTAIIGSGLNSYTASKGSLRAIARAAAAELGKSNIRVNTVFPGVIETPMTANIGQFKEAMDMLVRATPMGRLGQPEEVANAILFLASDEASYITGGELVIDGGYSAQ, from the coding sequence ATGGGTCGTTTAGACAACAAAATTGCAATTATTACAGGTGGCGCATCAGGTATGGGTGCTTCAATGGCAGAATTATTCACTAAAGAGGGCGCAATCGTCATCGCTGCGGATATTAACGAAGAAAATTTAGCTAAAATTTCTGAATTAGAAAATGTAGAAGGTATGAAATTAGATGTTTCATCTGATGAAAACTGGGCTGCATTTACAAAAGCAGTTATAGAAAAATACGGTCGAATTGATATTTTAATCAACAATGCTGGTATTTCTTCACAAAAATCTCCACAAGATATTACAGACCAAGATTGGGCGATTATGCACAAAATTAACTCATTCGGTCCGTTTTTAGGAATTAAACACGTTTCTAAATACATGAAAGAGGCAGGTAAAGGCTCAATCGTTAATACATCTTCATACACAGCTATTATCGGTTCTGGCTTAAATTCATATACAGCATCAAAAGGTTCTTTACGCGCCATCGCACGTGCTGCGGCTGCTGAATTAGGAAAATCTAATATTCGTGTAAACACAGTATTCCCAGGTGTAATTGAAACACCAATGACTGCGAACATCGGTCAATTCAAAGAAGCAATGGATATGTTAGTTCGTGCTACTCCAATGGGTCGTCTTGGCCAACCAGAAGAAGTTGCCAATGCTATTTTATTCTTAGCATCTGATGAAGCTTCATATATTACAGGTGGCGAACTAGTAATTGATGGCGGATATTCTGCACAATAA
- a CDS encoding DUF3889 domain-containing protein codes for MRKILAVLGIIMTVLALPQQMPDANAQQQTPAYAKWGKLAIEKTQSSYPNSKIIDYLHEGSEIKEGATIEKFKLWLQEGDKEFGVYVTIKYTTKTQQVVDIELQETSK; via the coding sequence ATGCGAAAAATACTTGCAGTACTTGGGATTATAATGACAGTATTGGCGCTTCCACAACAAATGCCAGATGCCAATGCTCAACAACAAACGCCTGCTTATGCAAAATGGGGCAAGCTTGCAATTGAAAAAACACAGTCATCCTATCCTAATTCAAAAATTATTGATTATTTGCATGAAGGCAGTGAAATAAAAGAAGGTGCAACGATTGAAAAATTTAAACTGTGGTTACAAGAGGGTGACAAAGAATTTGGTGTTTATGTAACAATAAAATATACGACCAAAACACAACAAGTAGTTGATATCGAGCTTCAGGAAACGTCGAAATAG
- a CDS encoding MFS transporter, with protein MQQEENTQIWTKRFISLFLTNIAVFFVFYGLVTTLPLYAIGELHQTDKEAGLLLSGFLLSAIIVRPFSGKLLDVFGKKKLLVIAIAGYFLCTILYLFIHPFGLLLTLRFVQGIFFSIITTAAGSLAADIVPASRKGAGLGYFTMSTNLAVVIGPFIGLLLIQYSSFNVLFIVMSICILVGGILAVTVDTEDLPKPEHTGKLTFKFDDLFERKALPVAAIASMVAFSYASVLSFLSVYAQQKDLMAVASLFYAVFAAAMLITRPYTGKLYDTKGPQFVIIPGITSFAIGLILLANVAGAALFLVSAIFIGFGYGAVTTSLQALAVQSTAHTRSGYATATYFTMFDLGIALGSYILGMVAVQVGYASVYFTAAAVLGIVFIIYLLRLAKLKAKKVAHT; from the coding sequence ATGCAGCAAGAGGAAAACACACAAATATGGACGAAGCGGTTCATTAGTTTATTTTTAACAAATATAGCGGTATTTTTTGTTTTTTATGGTCTAGTCACAACTTTACCTTTATATGCGATTGGTGAACTGCACCAAACGGATAAAGAAGCGGGATTATTACTATCGGGGTTCTTGTTATCTGCCATTATAGTACGCCCGTTTTCTGGTAAGTTATTAGACGTGTTCGGTAAGAAAAAGCTATTAGTTATCGCAATTGCAGGCTATTTTTTATGTACCATTTTATATTTATTTATTCATCCATTTGGCCTTTTATTAACTTTGCGCTTTGTGCAAGGGATTTTCTTTAGCATTATTACGACAGCAGCCGGTTCTTTAGCGGCTGATATTGTGCCGGCAAGCCGTAAAGGAGCAGGGCTAGGCTATTTTACAATGTCCACAAATTTAGCCGTAGTCATTGGTCCTTTTATCGGTTTACTACTAATTCAATATAGTAGTTTTAATGTTTTGTTTATCGTTATGAGTATCTGTATTTTAGTAGGGGGTATACTAGCTGTAACAGTTGATACAGAGGATTTACCCAAGCCTGAACATACGGGGAAATTGACATTTAAGTTTGATGATTTATTTGAACGGAAAGCATTGCCAGTAGCTGCCATTGCAAGTATGGTCGCGTTTTCTTATGCAAGTGTGTTATCATTTTTGTCAGTATACGCACAGCAAAAAGATTTAATGGCTGTGGCAAGTCTTTTTTATGCTGTGTTTGCAGCCGCTATGTTAATTACACGACCTTATACTGGCAAGCTTTATGATACGAAAGGACCGCAGTTTGTTATTATCCCCGGTATTACTTCTTTCGCAATTGGACTAATCCTCCTTGCTAATGTTGCAGGAGCAGCACTATTTTTAGTTTCGGCCATTTTTATTGGCTTTGGTTACGGTGCTGTGACGACAAGCTTGCAAGCACTAGCAGTTCAATCAACTGCCCATACTCGTAGTGGCTATGCAACCGCAACATATTTTACAATGTTCGATCTTGGTATTGCCCTTGGATCCTATATTTTAGGTATGGTCGCGGTGCAAGTAGGGTACGCTTCCGTCTATTTTACAGCAGCAGCTGTACTTGGGATTGTCTTTATTATCTATTTGCTTCGTTTAGCAAAATTAAAAGCCAAGAAAGTAGCACACACGTAA
- a CDS encoding DJ-1/PfpI family protein, giving the protein MGKNILIIAGDAVEALEIYYPYYRCLEAGYHVTIAAPSVKKMQTVCHDFVDGVDTYIERPAYGIEANAAFADIDPAQFDGLIIPGGRAPEYIRLNEHVPALVSHFFDANKPIAAVCHAAQIFATIPEVLKGRELTAYIACKPEVQVAGGTYIDANLHSDGNLVSGHAWPDLPGLMREFIKKIEA; this is encoded by the coding sequence ATGGGGAAAAACATACTAATTATCGCAGGTGATGCAGTAGAAGCTTTAGAGATTTACTATCCATATTACCGCTGTTTAGAGGCGGGCTATCATGTCACTATTGCTGCTCCATCAGTAAAAAAGATGCAAACGGTTTGTCATGATTTTGTGGATGGTGTCGATACGTATATCGAGCGTCCAGCATATGGCATAGAAGCAAATGCAGCCTTCGCGGATATCGATCCAGCACAATTTGATGGTTTAATTATTCCTGGTGGGCGTGCCCCTGAATACATCCGATTAAACGAGCATGTTCCGGCGCTTGTAAGCCATTTCTTTGACGCAAATAAACCAATCGCAGCTGTTTGCCATGCCGCACAAATTTTCGCGACAATACCGGAAGTCCTAAAAGGGCGCGAACTAACAGCTTATATCGCCTGCAAACCGGAAGTTCAAGTCGCAGGCGGTACGTATATTGACGCAAATCTGCACTCCGATGGTAACCTTGTCAGTGGTCATGCATGGCCAGATTTACCTGGATTAATGCGTGAGTTTATCAAAAAAATAGAAGCATAA